One region of Bosea sp. 29B genomic DNA includes:
- a CDS encoding cold-shock protein, giving the protein MATGTVKWFNTEKGYGFIQPADGGKDVFVHITAVKEAGLMSLTEGQKLSFDLKTERGKTAAGDLKLL; this is encoded by the coding sequence ATGGCGACCGGAACCGTCAAATGGTTCAATACCGAGAAGGGCTACGGCTTCATTCAACCTGCTGACGGCGGCAAGGATGTGTTCGTGCACATCACTGCCGTCAAGGAAGCGGGCCTGATGTCCCTGACCGAGGGACAGAAGCTCTCCTTCGACCTGAAGACCGAGCGCGGCAAGACCGCGGCGGGTGACCTGAAGCTGCTCTGA
- a CDS encoding glycoside hydrolase family 3 N-terminal domain-containing protein has translation MLLRLVAAFLFCGLATFAHAQQEGVGWKQGREAAEIERKITALIGRMTLEEKVGQLHLSGRGEGFDINQVKAGRMGAVMNFVVPQEVRQVQEAVRQSRLKIPLIIGLDAVHGFSTYFPLPLGQASSWNPQLIEQAAYWTGREARAAGVNWTFAPMVDISRDPRWGRVLEGAGEDAYLASIIAVARTRGYQRGGVAASVKHFVGYGAAEGGRDYNSTWIPTSQLHDLFLPPFKAAFDTGAMTAMAAFNALNGMPATAHRGMLTDLLRGQWGFRGFVTSDFGSITELRLHGIAKDDAEAARKALLAGIDMDMMGDVYHKHLANEVKAGRVPVKALDEAVRRVLRVKYHLGLFERADVDVAAAPSLMQTEEARKVARQAAREGVILLRNDKQTLPIAPAVKSVAVIGAMAVPEDERVWTDPAGLGRRVVQPLPEALREQLPADVTVTYEPAFAKACGTEFKDKDAALKAAAAADLIVTMLGEDCEFMGEGASRTNLGLPGVQQELLEALVATGKPVVLVLATGRPLVLSWADKNVAAIVQTFHGGTEGRAAIAEVLAGKVNPAGRTPMSFPRSVGQIPVYYDQLPTGRPQKIRQRYESIYMDEANEALYPFGFGLSYSRFAYANPRVTNARVPFDGATEVAVDVTNQGDRDGQEVVQLYIRQPVAERSRPLRLLKGFDKVALKAGETRTVRFKLEGKALGGHDDAGRYQLDPGTVEVYFGGSSLASVKAQFELTKR, from the coding sequence ATGCTTCTGCGGCTCGTCGCTGCATTCCTGTTCTGCGGCCTTGCGACCTTCGCCCACGCGCAGCAGGAGGGTGTCGGCTGGAAGCAGGGCCGCGAGGCCGCCGAGATCGAGCGCAAGATCACGGCGCTGATCGGCAGGATGACGCTGGAGGAGAAGGTCGGCCAGCTCCACCTCTCCGGGCGCGGCGAGGGCTTTGACATCAACCAGGTCAAGGCTGGCCGGATGGGTGCGGTGATGAACTTCGTCGTGCCGCAGGAGGTTCGGCAGGTCCAGGAGGCCGTCAGGCAGTCGCGCCTCAAGATCCCGCTGATCATCGGGCTCGATGCCGTCCATGGCTTCTCGACCTATTTCCCGCTGCCGCTCGGCCAGGCGTCGAGCTGGAATCCGCAGCTGATCGAGCAGGCGGCCTACTGGACCGGGCGCGAGGCGCGTGCCGCCGGCGTCAACTGGACCTTCGCGCCGATGGTCGACATCTCGCGCGATCCGCGCTGGGGGCGGGTGCTGGAGGGCGCGGGCGAAGACGCCTATCTCGCCAGCATCATCGCGGTGGCGCGGACGCGTGGCTACCAGCGCGGCGGTGTCGCTGCGAGCGTCAAGCACTTCGTCGGCTATGGTGCGGCCGAGGGCGGGCGTGACTACAATTCGACCTGGATCCCGACGAGCCAGTTGCACGACCTGTTCCTGCCGCCATTCAAGGCTGCGTTCGACACCGGCGCGATGACGGCGATGGCGGCGTTCAATGCGCTGAACGGCATGCCGGCCACGGCCCATCGCGGCATGCTGACCGATCTCCTGCGCGGGCAATGGGGCTTTCGCGGCTTCGTCACCTCGGATTTCGGCTCGATCACCGAATTGCGCCTGCACGGCATCGCCAAGGACGACGCGGAAGCCGCGCGCAAGGCGCTGCTCGCCGGCATCGACATGGACATGATGGGCGATGTCTACCACAAGCACCTCGCCAATGAGGTGAAGGCCGGCCGCGTGCCGGTGAAGGCGCTCGACGAGGCCGTCCGGCGCGTGCTCAGAGTCAAATATCATCTCGGCTTGTTCGAGCGCGCGGATGTCGACGTCGCCGCCGCGCCGTCGCTGATGCAGACCGAGGAAGCCCGCAAGGTCGCCCGCCAGGCCGCGCGCGAAGGCGTGATCCTGCTCCGGAACGACAAGCAGACGCTGCCGATCGCGCCGGCTGTGAAGTCGGTCGCGGTGATCGGCGCCATGGCGGTGCCGGAGGATGAGCGGGTCTGGACCGATCCGGCGGGTTTGGGGCGCCGTGTCGTCCAGCCGTTGCCTGAGGCGCTGCGCGAGCAGCTGCCGGCCGACGTCACGGTTACCTACGAGCCTGCCTTCGCCAAGGCCTGCGGCACCGAGTTCAAGGACAAGGACGCGGCGCTGAAGGCGGCGGCTGCCGCCGATCTCATCGTCACCATGCTCGGCGAGGACTGCGAGTTCATGGGCGAGGGCGCCTCGCGCACCAATCTCGGCCTGCCCGGCGTGCAGCAGGAATTGCTCGAGGCGCTGGTCGCGACCGGCAAGCCGGTGGTGCTGGTGCTGGCGACGGGCCGGCCGCTGGTCCTGAGCTGGGCCGACAAGAACGTTGCCGCGATCGTCCAGACCTTCCATGGCGGCACCGAGGGGCGCGCCGCGATCGCCGAGGTGCTGGCCGGCAAGGTCAATCCGGCCGGGCGGACGCCGATGAGCTTCCCGCGCTCGGTCGGGCAGATCCCGGTCTATTACGACCAACTGCCGACGGGACGGCCGCAGAAGATCCGCCAGCGCTATGAATCCATCTACATGGACGAGGCCAACGAGGCGCTCTACCCGTTCGGCTTCGGCCTGTCCTATAGCCGCTTCGCCTATGCCAATCCGCGCGTGACCAACGCCAGGGTGCCGTTCGACGGGGCGACGGAGGTTGCCGTCGACGTGACCAATCAGGGGGATCGCGACGGCCAGGAGGTGGTACAGCTTTATATCCGCCAGCCCGTCGCAGAGCGCTCGCGGCCGCTGCGTCTGCTCAAGGGCTTCGACAAGGTCGCGCTCAAGGCCGGCGAGACCAGGACGGTGCGGTTCAAGCTGGAGGGCAAGGCGCTCGGCGGCCATGACGATGCCGGCCGCTACCAGCTCGATCCGGGTACCGTGGAGGTTTATTTCGGCGGTTCTTCGCTCGCGTCGGTAAAGGCGCAATTCGAGCTGACGAAGCGCTAG